DNA from Brassica napus cultivar Da-Ae chromosome C4, Da-Ae, whole genome shotgun sequence:
GTTCGAGCTGCGGTGGAGCAAGAGGAGAATCAAGCTCAGTCTGTAATCAACATGGAGATCGAAGAGAATGTCATTCCCTCCGAGGAAGGCACTACTCAAACCACCGGTAACGAAATCATCAACAAAGACACGGATAAAGAAAGCAATACTGTCGCAGCAGCGTCTTGTGAAAAGACAGTAGAAGCTCCTCCTCCTGACAAAGGTGTCGACAATGTGTCAAATTTACCGGTCGAGTGCTATCATTATTACTATGGAAGCAATTTGGACATGGGTAGACTTATTGAGGTGGGTTTTCTTCAACTCTAcatctcttttattttcttacttcAAAGGTTTAGTAGCTGAGTTATGGTATTAAAAATACAGATCAGAAGAGAATGGGATGCATATCTGAGTCCCGGAGGAAGGTAAGTtcatcatttctttttcttttttttcctcgcAATTTTAGACAAGCTTTAAATGTTTATCTCTTGAGAAAAAGGTCTTGTTTCTTATACAGCCGGATTCCTGGACATTGGGTACAGCCATCACCACCAGCCGATGAGATTTGGGCTTCTTGTCTTGTTAAAAACTCCAAAGAGTGATCTTAGTTAGTAGCCGGTCGTATTCTAGGAGACAGGACAATGTTAATCTTAGCTAAACTCGAGTTCCATAAATATTGTTGCTTGAGAAATCTTGAGTTAGTGTCGATCCTGTTTTAAAACATACAAACTCATTGATAACGATTGTTAGTTTGATGAATGGATTATCTGAGACAGGACAATGCCGATCTTAGCTCATAGATAATGGATTCTGACTCATACATAATTGTTCTTCTGTCCGAAAACAAACTATTGTTGGTTTAAATGATCTTGTCAGCAACAGTAGATCGAACAAATTATCGGTATTTCTAGCTTATAATTAATATGCCTCAATGgacccaatattttttttaagatcgTATTATTCAGCTAATAAACAGTTAATTCAATCTTCAAACTaataaattcattaattaacTTCAAGAAGGTTAAATTATGGTTTGTATTCAAATTATGGTCTGCATATTTCGCTACCCAGTTTAAGTTTCCGATGAAATTCTCAGTTGTAGGTAAGAACATAAAATGAGTTGAAATAATGCATATGAGTAGGTCAATAGTCTTGTTTAATTGGCATGACGGTCTTGCCGGAAGTGgcagatttaattaaaaatcttgAAAAGGCAACACAGATGTAGAACTTTCCTCCAAGTGTACAAATCAAATGTCTTTCTCCCACCCCATCCACACAAGAATGATATAATGAAAGGTATTTGGACATCTATCTCCCAAGCATGAATAGAAGAACAATAGGCACGTTCTactttctcttttttctctGGACATCTATCTCCTGCTTATCTCCTAGCCTTCTCTTTACACTGTTGCCCAGAGTCATGCGTTCCACCTGACGTTTTAATTTTCCCAGCccctctgaaaaaaaaaaaccacagtTACATACGAAATGAATTTGTGACAGAAAACGAATATGGAAAAAAGGACAAGACTCAAACTAATCCAGTTTACTTTGGATGTTTTTACTCGTCCTTTTTTCAAATGCGTCAGAGAATCCCTCCAATAGTCGAACCCGTATATTCTTTAACCTGGCATCTGGTTGCACCAGAAAACCGAAGACCAGTGTCCACATATCctggaaagagaaaaaaaaaggtatccTAGTATTTAACTATTGCAAAACAaaaggaagagaaaagaaaagttacATACCTCAGAATCACCTCTTGATAAAAACTGGGGAAATGCTTCGAGGACCTTGTCTAGCATAACAAGTGAGCAGTACTTATGAAAATCAGAGTCAGCAATCTCCATTTTCTTCCAAACAGACTCgaaatttttgttgatatttcTCTTAAAAGTTTCCATAAAGAACACCATCAGCTGCAGTgacttaaaatttcaaaataagcaaataacacaaaaaaaaaa
Protein-coding regions in this window:
- the LOC125585408 gene encoding uncharacterized protein LOC125585408, which codes for MPPEVDNGPSPTGDLIKWLVKNIDREHAGPLLVKCLDSFEECPAAVSKLMVFFMETFKRNINKNFESVWKKMEIADSDFHKYCSLVMLDKVLEAFPQFLSRGDSEDMWTLVFGFLVQPDARLKNIRVRLLEGFSDAFEKRTSKNIQKGLGKLKRQVERMTLGNSVKRRLGDKQEIDVQRKKRK